Proteins co-encoded in one Metabacillus sp. KUDC1714 genomic window:
- a CDS encoding ABC transporter permease has translation MEQARGGLHFLLAIKSMLANAKQNMMILLIIIALTFATVFSAVLYYNVASDKTAFVNIFGSEPANVFLTVKSDADTRDLLSDIEQMDHVRKVNIFDLIETKVDDQTVYTNVTDRYKQLENNIVYEGRQPVHENEISISWVVSNQINKGIGDTVEVEYGNEASSYIVTGLSQSIGNLGQVAAVTMEGIQQLHSDYKGKSLYVYLDGISNKDFIKNVQSQYGHHIVETLDIDENIESQTGMYTTAVFAVMVMVLTITVLVVVMILYLVIKTMIIKRKKEFGVMKAIGYSTIQLMNQISISFLPVIITGVAIGGVLGFYFTNPMLSLLLSSAGVKRLDFTIHLPIILLPCVGILILAYLVSMFVSRSIKKISAYALITE, from the coding sequence TTGGAGCAAGCGAGAGGTGGCCTTCATTTCTTACTTGCTATTAAATCAATGCTAGCAAATGCAAAACAAAATATGATGATTCTTTTAATTATTATTGCTTTAACTTTTGCTACAGTCTTTTCAGCGGTACTGTATTACAATGTTGCTTCAGACAAAACCGCATTTGTTAACATATTCGGATCAGAACCGGCAAATGTGTTTCTGACTGTTAAGTCGGATGCAGATACAAGAGACCTTTTGAGTGACATTGAACAAATGGATCATGTACGGAAAGTAAATATATTCGATTTAATTGAAACAAAAGTTGATGATCAAACTGTATATACAAACGTTACTGACCGTTATAAACAATTAGAGAATAATATCGTCTATGAAGGGCGACAGCCAGTCCATGAAAATGAAATATCTATCTCATGGGTTGTATCAAATCAAATCAATAAAGGAATTGGCGATACGGTTGAAGTAGAATATGGGAATGAAGCAAGTAGTTATATAGTAACTGGCCTCAGTCAATCAATTGGTAATTTAGGGCAGGTAGCTGCTGTAACAATGGAAGGCATTCAGCAATTACATTCAGATTATAAAGGTAAGTCCCTTTATGTATATCTAGATGGTATATCGAACAAAGACTTTATCAAAAATGTCCAGTCTCAGTACGGGCATCATATTGTTGAAACGTTAGATATCGATGAAAATATAGAAAGCCAGACAGGTATGTATACAACTGCAGTGTTTGCTGTTATGGTGATGGTTTTGACAATTACCGTTCTAGTCGTTGTGATGATTCTGTATCTTGTTATTAAAACGATGATTATTAAGCGTAAGAAAGAGTTTGGGGTGATGAAAGCTATTGGCTATTCAACGATTCAACTGATGAATCAAATATCCATCAGTTTTCTGCCTGTGATTATTACAGGTGTTGCAATTGGTGGTGTGCTAGGGTTTTATTTCACTAATCCTATGCTTTCCCTATTACTATCAAGTGCAGGGGTTAAACGTTTGGATTTTACTATTCATTTACCAATTATTCTACTACCTTGTGTAGGCATCCTTATTTTAGCCTACCTTGTCTCAATGTTCGTATCTAGAAGTATTAAGAAAATTTCTGCTTATGCGCTAATTACAGAATAG
- the sstT gene encoding serine/threonine transporter SstT → MKNIMKKWSQLSLVKQIIVGLIIGIILAVTVPEAAKPVAILGSLFVGALKAIAPVLVLFLVMSAIAQHKSGHQTNMKSIIFLYLLGTFLAGLIAVIVSFIFPVSINLVDSAEGLTAPGGVVEVLKTLLLNVVDNPVSAIYNANYIGILAWAILLGLALRNAPDTTKTLISNFSDAVSKIVTWVIKIAPLGIMGLVFESITTNGIESLLSYGKLLAVLIGCMALVALVVNPIIVFAYIRQNPYPLVFKCLKESGITAFFTRSSASNIPVNMRLCENLGLNKDSYSVSIPLGATINMAGAAVTISVLTLAAVHTLGIEVDLPTAIILSLLSAISACGASGVAGGSLLLIPLACSLFGIPNDVAMQVVGVGFIIGVLQDSSETALNSSTDVLFTAAAEYKEWRKEGKKIEIHKTA, encoded by the coding sequence ATGAAAAATATAATGAAAAAGTGGAGTCAATTGAGTCTGGTTAAACAAATAATTGTAGGTTTGATTATTGGTATTATCCTGGCTGTAACGGTCCCTGAAGCAGCAAAGCCTGTTGCTATTTTAGGCTCTTTATTTGTAGGTGCTTTGAAAGCAATTGCACCTGTATTGGTGCTCTTCTTGGTTATGTCGGCCATCGCTCAACATAAGAGTGGTCACCAAACGAATATGAAATCCATTATCTTCTTATACCTTTTAGGAACCTTTTTAGCTGGATTAATCGCCGTTATAGTAAGCTTTATTTTTCCAGTTAGCATAAATCTTGTAGATAGTGCTGAAGGTTTGACAGCTCCTGGTGGTGTTGTAGAGGTTCTCAAAACATTATTGCTGAACGTTGTTGATAACCCAGTTAGTGCAATTTATAATGCGAACTATATTGGTATTTTAGCTTGGGCAATACTCCTTGGTTTGGCCTTAAGAAATGCCCCTGATACGACAAAAACATTGATTTCTAATTTTTCAGATGCTGTATCAAAAATTGTTACATGGGTGATTAAGATTGCACCATTAGGAATCATGGGGCTAGTGTTTGAATCTATTACGACAAATGGAATTGAGTCGTTGTTAAGCTATGGGAAATTACTTGCTGTTTTGATCGGTTGTATGGCACTTGTGGCATTGGTTGTCAATCCAATAATTGTGTTCGCATATATACGTCAAAACCCTTATCCACTAGTTTTTAAGTGCTTAAAGGAAAGTGGAATTACAGCATTTTTTACACGAAGCTCAGCTTCAAATATTCCTGTAAATATGAGATTATGTGAAAATCTAGGTTTGAATAAGGATAGTTATTCAGTATCCATTCCTTTAGGTGCAACCATCAATATGGCTGGTGCTGCTGTTACTATTTCTGTTTTAACACTCGCAGCGGTTCATACACTTGGTATTGAAGTGGACCTCCCTACAGCAATCATTCTCAGCTTACTGTCAGCTATAAGTGCTTGCGGTGCTTCAGGTGTTGCTGGTGGATCCTTATTACTAATTCCTCTAGCATGCAGCTTATTTGGAATTCCAAATGATGTTGCTATGCAGGTAGTTGGGGTAGGCTTTATTATTGGTGTCCTACAAGACTCTAGTGAAACAGCACTTAACTCATCTACAGACGTACTTTTCACAGCAGCTGCTGAATATAAAGAGTGGCGAAAAGAAGGAAAGAAAATAGAAATTCACAAAACAGCATAA
- a CDS encoding CoA-disulfide reductase: protein MKIIIIGGDAAGMSAAMQIVRNSTGHEITVLEKGGVYSYGQCGLPYVISGKIDSTEKLIARTQETFRDKYGIDARIFHEVLQVDSENKTVSGIDHSNEESFSLSYDRLLIATGVSPVVPDWEGASLSGIFSLKTIPDAKEIIDYMQRDIKNVTVIGGGYIGLEMAECFAELGKKVTIIERNEQLAKIFDHEMAQFIHEEAEKQNIILKMGESVEAFSGKNQVEFIKTDKGEYETDLVLIAIGVRPNTTFLEGTGIIKSVNGAIQVNAYMQTSIKDIYAAGDCAIQYHRIKEKDDHIPLGTHANKQGQIAGLNIVNIHKTFKGVVGTSIIKFFNLTLGRTGISEMEAKLLNIPCQSVTIQSSDIAGYYPNNKKLTLKLIYHKETHMILGGQIIGGDGVDKRIDVLATVLFNSMTTDQLLDLDLAYAPPYNGVWDPIQKAARRVK, encoded by the coding sequence ATGAAAATTATAATTATCGGCGGTGATGCAGCAGGGATGAGTGCTGCTATGCAAATTGTACGGAATAGCACTGGACACGAAATTACCGTTCTTGAAAAAGGCGGAGTATATTCTTATGGGCAATGTGGTCTTCCTTATGTGATCAGTGGGAAAATTGATTCAACAGAAAAGCTAATTGCCCGCACTCAAGAGACTTTTCGTGATAAATACGGAATAGATGCACGCATTTTTCATGAGGTACTTCAGGTTGATTCGGAAAATAAAACGGTGAGTGGGATAGATCATTCAAATGAAGAATCATTTAGCTTGTCTTATGACCGTCTTCTTATTGCTACTGGTGTAAGTCCGGTGGTCCCGGATTGGGAGGGTGCCAGTCTTTCGGGTATTTTTTCGTTAAAGACCATCCCTGATGCAAAGGAAATAATCGATTATATGCAGAGGGATATTAAAAACGTTACAGTCATTGGTGGTGGATACATAGGTTTAGAGATGGCTGAGTGTTTTGCTGAATTAGGTAAAAAGGTGACAATAATTGAAAGGAATGAGCAATTAGCAAAAATTTTTGATCATGAAATGGCGCAGTTTATCCATGAAGAAGCAGAGAAACAAAACATTATTCTCAAAATGGGGGAATCTGTTGAAGCATTCTCTGGAAAAAACCAAGTTGAGTTTATTAAAACCGACAAAGGAGAGTATGAAACAGACCTTGTATTGATAGCTATTGGAGTAAGACCAAATACTACCTTTTTAGAAGGTACAGGAATCATAAAAAGTGTAAATGGTGCTATTCAGGTAAATGCCTATATGCAAACAAGTATAAAAGATATTTATGCTGCTGGAGATTGTGCAATACAATATCATCGTATTAAAGAAAAGGATGACCATATTCCTTTAGGTACACACGCAAATAAGCAGGGTCAAATCGCTGGATTAAACATAGTCAATATTCATAAAACATTTAAAGGTGTTGTAGGAACGTCGATTATTAAATTTTTCAATTTAACACTTGGTCGGACGGGTATATCAGAAATGGAAGCAAAGTTGTTAAACATCCCTTGTCAATCAGTCACAATTCAATCTTCTGATATTGCTGGCTATTATCCTAATAATAAAAAGCTGACTTTGAAATTGATTTATCATAAAGAAACTCATATGATTCTTGGTGGACAAATTATTGGTGGGGACGGAGTGGATAAACGTATAGATGTGTTAGCAACTGTGCTATTTAACTCAATGACTACCGACCAATTGCTTGACTTGGATTTGGCCTATGCCCCGCCATATAATGGCGTATGGGATCCGATTCAAAAAGCTGCTAGAAGGGTAAAATAG
- a CDS encoding response regulator, producing the protein MKFKTKLYASIGSLLLLISIIVVILMNLLQQSTVNMQVVVNELYDRIDMASDIKYETSNIGRELREITSVQSSEYKQIATNAWEESHINMQLAIESLEKRDTQEKSQELIAKFKTLHKSYQNMAQQVMTTQNIDSEVDIQPSLWNEAELTRQRMLQIADLLHGLQEQEMKNELLRSRETYNWAVTVIYIYLAISLTIGIGFTIWIISRITKNLNNVTSVMKRVSTSDFGKLPRIEIFSKDEIGEIAVAFNKMAKALEEHSKLEKKFIDEAEEHSWLKTKIAEIATMYPEVENIQMLAELLIAKLVPMVGASFGVFYIKEVEESEQFLKKLSAYAFSDENKEFERFRIGEGLIGQCAAEKRPILLNQIPENYIKVRSGMGVGSPKNIIILPVQFEDDVLAVIEIASFEPFSPSQVKLLEEVNSNIGITINSISNRMKAERLLQESQALTEELQAQSEELQLQQEELRTTNEKLEEQYETSEQKKKEVEKVREALEEKAQQLELSSQYKSEFLANMSHELRTPLNSLLILAQILSENGQGNLTAKQEEYIRTIYSSGNDLLHLINDILDLAKVESGKLEVIPKEVEFQKVRDFITSQFSPIARHKNVQFSVELETDLPESFYTDEQRLQQVLKNLLSNAFKFTESGSVSLVINKVVKEGNGRHLFEGDKQVKPMLAFSVIDTGIGIDNDKQETIFDAFKQADGTTSRQYGGTGLGLSISREYAQLLGGFIEVTSKKGTGSTFTLYLPYFEQSGKIDEQATLKEVAVGLEIENYQLNLTTKDNAEVTMKQHGKSLLKDKKVLIVDDDIRNVYALTIALEKYEMDIIVAENGREGIDVLRANPDTDLVLMDIMMPEIDGFEAMRRIRKIPEFETIPIIALTAKAMKHSREECLNAGATDYISKPINLDQLFSLMQVWLYSKEG; encoded by the coding sequence ATGAAATTTAAAACAAAGCTCTATGCGAGCATAGGATCATTACTTTTATTGATTTCGATAATTGTTGTTATTTTAATGAATTTACTTCAACAATCAACAGTGAATATGCAAGTGGTTGTTAATGAATTGTATGACAGAATTGATATGGCTTCTGATATTAAGTACGAGACCTCTAATATTGGTAGAGAATTAAGAGAGATTACGAGTGTTCAATCCAGTGAATACAAACAAATTGCAACAAATGCATGGGAAGAATCACATATAAATATGCAGCTTGCGATTGAGTCACTTGAAAAGAGGGATACTCAAGAAAAGTCTCAGGAACTGATTGCTAAGTTTAAAACATTGCATAAGTCCTATCAGAATATGGCCCAGCAAGTCATGACTACTCAAAATATAGATAGTGAAGTCGATATTCAACCTTCATTGTGGAATGAAGCTGAGCTTACTAGACAAAGAATGCTGCAAATTGCAGACCTTCTTCATGGCTTACAGGAACAAGAAATGAAAAATGAGCTCTTAAGGTCGAGAGAAACATACAATTGGGCGGTCACCGTTATTTATATCTATTTAGCCATTTCCTTGACTATTGGAATCGGATTTACAATATGGATCATTAGTCGCATTACAAAAAATCTTAACAATGTTACATCGGTCATGAAACGTGTTTCTACTAGTGATTTCGGTAAATTGCCAAGAATTGAGATTTTTTCTAAAGATGAAATAGGTGAAATCGCTGTCGCGTTTAACAAAATGGCAAAGGCGCTTGAAGAGCATAGTAAGCTTGAGAAGAAATTCATAGACGAAGCAGAAGAACATAGCTGGCTGAAAACAAAGATTGCCGAAATAGCAACAATGTATCCAGAAGTTGAAAATATTCAAATGCTAGCGGAACTGTTAATTGCCAAGCTTGTCCCGATGGTGGGTGCTAGTTTCGGAGTTTTCTATATTAAGGAAGTTGAAGAAAGTGAGCAGTTTTTAAAAAAGCTATCCGCATATGCCTTTTCTGATGAAAATAAAGAATTTGAGCGTTTTCGAATTGGAGAAGGACTAATTGGGCAATGTGCGGCTGAAAAACGTCCAATCTTACTTAACCAGATTCCTGAAAATTACATAAAAGTCCGTTCAGGTATGGGAGTTGGCTCACCAAAAAATATCATTATTTTACCTGTGCAATTCGAAGATGATGTACTTGCAGTTATTGAAATTGCATCCTTTGAACCATTCAGTCCTTCTCAAGTAAAGCTTCTTGAGGAAGTGAATAGCAATATAGGTATTACAATCAATAGTATTTCAAACCGTATGAAGGCAGAAAGATTATTACAGGAATCCCAAGCTTTAACAGAAGAACTTCAAGCGCAATCTGAGGAGTTACAGCTGCAGCAAGAGGAATTAAGGACAACTAACGAAAAACTTGAAGAGCAATATGAGACCTCAGAACAAAAGAAAAAAGAGGTAGAAAAGGTGAGAGAGGCACTTGAAGAAAAGGCTCAGCAACTAGAGCTAAGCTCTCAATATAAATCCGAGTTTCTAGCAAATATGTCCCATGAGCTTAGAACACCACTTAATAGTTTATTAATATTGGCGCAAATCCTCTCTGAGAATGGACAAGGCAACCTAACAGCAAAACAAGAAGAATATATCCGTACGATTTACTCCTCTGGAAATGATTTACTACATTTGATAAACGATATTTTAGATTTGGCGAAAGTGGAGTCAGGTAAATTAGAGGTTATCCCTAAAGAAGTAGAGTTTCAAAAGGTGAGAGATTTTATTACTAGCCAATTCTCGCCAATTGCACGTCATAAAAATGTTCAGTTTTCTGTTGAATTGGAAACTGATTTGCCAGAGAGTTTCTATACAGATGAACAACGTTTACAGCAAGTGTTAAAAAATCTCCTTTCAAATGCATTTAAATTTACTGAAAGTGGGAGTGTGTCCCTAGTTATTAATAAAGTAGTAAAAGAAGGCAATGGAAGGCACTTATTCGAGGGAGATAAACAGGTTAAACCTATGCTAGCCTTCTCTGTAATCGATACAGGAATTGGTATAGATAATGATAAACAAGAAACAATATTCGATGCCTTTAAGCAGGCAGATGGAACGACAAGTCGTCAATATGGCGGTACTGGATTAGGTCTTTCTATTAGTAGAGAATACGCTCAATTATTAGGTGGGTTTATAGAGGTAACGAGTAAGAAAGGTACAGGAAGTACCTTTACATTATATTTGCCCTATTTCGAACAAAGCGGCAAAATTGATGAGCAAGCTACTTTAAAAGAAGTAGCAGTTGGACTTGAGATTGAGAATTATCAACTTAACTTAACGACCAAAGATAATGCAGAAGTTACGATGAAGCAACATGGTAAGTCATTGTTAAAAGATAAGAAAGTTCTTATCGTAGATGATGATATCCGAAATGTTTATGCCTTAACAATTGCTCTTGAGAAGTATGAAATGGATATTATTGTCGCAGAAAATGGTCGTGAAGGCATAGATGTGCTGCGGGCCAATCCTGATACCGATTTGGTTCTAATGGACATTATGATGCCTGAGATAGATGGGTTTGAAGCAATGAGAAGAATTCGCAAGATCCCAGAATTTGAAACAATTCCAATTATAGCTCTAACAGCAAAAGCAATGAAGCATAGTCGAGAAGAGTGCCTAAATGCTGGTGCAACAGATTATATTAGTAAACCGATTAATTTAGATCAGTTATTCTCTCTCATGCAAGTATGGTTGTATAGTAAGGAGGGGTAG
- a CDS encoding CheR family methyltransferase, whose amino-acid sequence MTSEFTIHNHNKAEVEEVEKIEIDLLLEAVFRYYGYDFRNYATPFIQRRICHRVNKENLTSVSALQEKVLRDPVVMESLISDFSINVTEMFRDPEFFKSFRTKVIPLVKDYPDIRIWHVGCSSGEEVYSMAILLHEEGIYEKTRIFATDINASILDKAKKGTFPLDGMQRYTKNYFEAGGKRAFSEYYKAVDDKVFFHPFLQKNVVFAQHNLVTDHSFNEFDIIICRNVLIYFNKCLQNDVHKLFYDSLSLSGFLGLGKREGIKFTSYENCYGEFDASEKLYRKIK is encoded by the coding sequence ATCACGAGCGAATTTACAATACACAATCATAATAAAGCAGAAGTAGAAGAGGTTGAGAAAATTGAAATAGATTTACTTCTAGAGGCCGTGTTTCGCTACTATGGATATGACTTTAGAAATTATGCTACTCCTTTTATTCAAAGAAGAATCTGCCATCGTGTTAATAAGGAGAATTTAACTAGTGTATCTGCTTTACAGGAAAAGGTTTTACGTGATCCTGTCGTTATGGAGAGCCTAATTTCTGATTTCTCAATAAACGTTACCGAAATGTTCCGAGATCCCGAATTTTTTAAATCTTTTCGGACAAAAGTTATCCCATTAGTAAAAGACTATCCAGATATCCGTATTTGGCATGTTGGCTGCTCTTCTGGAGAGGAAGTTTATTCAATGGCTATTCTTTTGCATGAGGAAGGGATTTACGAAAAAACGAGAATTTTTGCCACCGATATAAATGCAAGTATTTTAGATAAGGCGAAGAAAGGTACTTTTCCATTAGATGGAATGCAGCGTTATACAAAAAATTACTTTGAAGCAGGCGGGAAAAGGGCCTTTTCAGAATATTATAAGGCAGTGGATGATAAGGTTTTTTTTCATCCCTTTCTTCAAAAAAATGTTGTATTTGCACAGCATAATTTAGTAACAGATCATTCATTTAACGAGTTTGATATTATTATTTGTCGTAATGTCCTAATCTATTTTAATAAGTGTCTTCAAAATGATGTCCATAAGCTATTTTACGATAGCCTAAGCTTATCTGGTTTTCTTGGACTAGGTAAAAGAGAGGGGATAAAGTTTACAAGTTATGAAAACTGTTACGGAGAATTTGATGCATCGGAAAAACTCTATCGCAAAATTAAATAG
- a CDS encoding PAS domain S-box protein — protein sequence MHRKNSIAKLNSTPTKKVNILMVDDHPENLLALEAVLISPNYHLVSANSGKEALKCMLKHDFAVILLDVQMPGLNGFETAKLIKAREKTRHIPIIFITAISQDMENVQQGYSVGAIDYIFKPFHPETLKQKIEQFVKIHKKHEENIIQSDLERNVELNEVNKKLDRTTLNLRRTEALAKVIGETLMDTIVTFDEQGFILSVNPAVKTMFGYEAEEIIGKNIVMLFLKMKDDNENKSSFSIFSSIKKAVGKVIESVSLRKDESYFPADIQIGETTVEDQQIFVCTIRDITERKQIEEVKRQKLHNMEHIVEERTFELLKANEKLQKEIEERNKIADHLYLSQERFRKIFESSPCLMAIFSLKDKMFIDINTSWVNIIGYSYEELVNKSINIQHFIDESDGSYIDLNQTIRNRKISYKTKNGEIRAGLLSTEMIDIHPEPCTLIVLTDITERVHLEKEMYRLDRLNLIGEMAAGIAHEIRNPMTTVHGFLQVTRNDRDNLPVEIVDLMLEELNRANSIITEFLNLAKNKVSVKMKHNLNTIIEALSPLIQAEALRSSKHIYLDLGKCPDIYLDQKEIRQLILNIALNGLDAMSSGGKLTIKTYIEERAVILEVKDQGSGISPEVLEKIGTPFFTTKEKGTGLGLAICYSVAERHHADIDIETGSMGTIFSIRFDLNHN from the coding sequence ATGCATCGGAAAAACTCTATCGCAAAATTAAATAGTACACCTACAAAAAAGGTTAATATTTTAATGGTGGATGATCATCCAGAAAATCTATTAGCATTGGAAGCTGTACTCATATCTCCAAACTATCACTTAGTTAGTGCGAACTCAGGAAAAGAAGCTTTAAAGTGTATGCTTAAACATGATTTTGCTGTTATTTTACTTGATGTACAAATGCCTGGGCTAAATGGTTTTGAAACAGCTAAACTTATTAAAGCTAGAGAAAAAACCAGACATATACCGATTATTTTTATAACGGCAATTAGTCAAGATATGGAAAATGTTCAGCAAGGTTATTCTGTAGGTGCGATTGATTATATTTTTAAGCCATTTCATCCAGAAACGCTTAAACAGAAAATTGAACAATTTGTGAAAATTCACAAAAAGCATGAAGAGAATATTATTCAAAGTGACTTAGAACGTAATGTCGAACTTAATGAAGTTAATAAAAAACTTGATCGAACAACTTTAAATTTACGCCGCACGGAAGCATTAGCAAAAGTTATTGGTGAAACCTTAATGGATACCATTGTGACTTTTGATGAACAAGGCTTTATTCTATCGGTTAATCCAGCTGTAAAAACCATGTTTGGCTATGAAGCTGAAGAAATAATCGGTAAAAATATTGTAATGCTATTTCTAAAGATGAAGGATGACAATGAGAATAAATCATCATTTTCTATCTTTTCCTCTATAAAAAAAGCTGTAGGCAAGGTGATTGAGTCTGTTTCATTACGAAAGGATGAAAGTTACTTTCCTGCCGATATTCAAATTGGAGAAACGACAGTGGAAGATCAACAGATTTTTGTCTGTACAATTCGTGACATCACTGAAAGAAAGCAAATAGAGGAAGTTAAAAGGCAAAAGCTACATAATATGGAGCATATAGTCGAAGAACGGACCTTTGAGCTTTTAAAGGCTAACGAGAAGCTTCAAAAAGAGATAGAAGAACGAAATAAGATAGCGGATCATCTTTATCTTTCTCAAGAAAGATTTAGGAAAATCTTTGAATCTAGTCCTTGTTTAATGGCGATTTTTTCACTTAAAGATAAAATGTTTATCGACATAAATACAAGCTGGGTGAACATTATTGGATATAGTTATGAGGAGTTGGTAAACAAAAGTATTAATATACAACATTTTATCGATGAATCAGATGGCAGCTATATCGATCTCAATCAGACCATACGTAATAGGAAAATTAGCTACAAAACGAAAAATGGCGAGATTCGGGCAGGGTTATTGTCAACAGAAATGATAGATATTCATCCAGAGCCATGCACCCTTATTGTTTTGACTGATATTACGGAAAGGGTTCATTTGGAGAAGGAAATGTATCGATTAGATCGTTTGAATTTAATTGGAGAGATGGCTGCTGGAATTGCCCATGAAATTCGAAATCCGATGACAACGGTTCACGGCTTTTTACAAGTTACTAGGAATGACCGTGATAATTTACCTGTAGAAATTGTTGATTTAATGTTAGAAGAATTAAATAGAGCGAACTCAATCATTACCGAGTTCCTTAATTTGGCTAAGAATAAGGTTAGCGTTAAGATGAAGCATAATTTAAATACCATCATCGAAGCTTTATCACCATTGATTCAAGCAGAAGCATTGCGTTCAAGTAAGCATATATATCTTGATTTAGGAAAATGTCCAGATATTTACCTTGACCAAAAGGAGATTCGTCAGCTTATTTTAAATATTGCACTCAATGGACTTGATGCAATGTCATCAGGTGGAAAACTTACGATAAAAACGTATATAGAAGAACGAGCAGTCATTTTGGAAGTAAAAGATCAAGGTTCAGGCATAAGCCCTGAGGTTTTAGAGAAAATCGGAACACCTTTCTTTACTACTAAGGAGAAGGGAACTGGATTAGGGCTAGCTATCTGCTATAGTGTAGCGGAACGCCACCATGCTGACATTGATATCGAAACGGGTAGTATGGGAACAATTTTCTCGATTCGTTTTGACTTAAATCATAATTAA